From a single Corynebacterium kroppenstedtii DSM 44385 genomic region:
- the nrdR gene encoding transcriptional regulator NrdR, with protein MFCPFCHHPQSRVIDSRTVENGFVTRRRRQCTKCHGRFTTVEKSVLLVEKRNGVTEDFSKDKLIRGVRRACQGRNVSDDALKLLAQEVEIDLRAQGGSRVNSNDVGLAVLEPLRKLDEVAYMRFASVYKSFSSMEDFEREITEFKARRSQ; from the coding sequence GTGTTTTGCCCGTTTTGTCACCACCCACAGTCTCGGGTGATTGATTCGCGGACCGTGGAAAATGGTTTTGTCACTCGTCGGCGGCGGCAGTGCACTAAGTGCCACGGTCGTTTCACCACTGTTGAGAAATCTGTGTTGTTGGTTGAAAAACGAAACGGCGTGACAGAGGACTTTAGTAAAGACAAGTTAATCCGTGGTGTACGACGTGCTTGTCAAGGGCGAAATGTCTCTGACGACGCGTTAAAACTCCTTGCCCAAGAAGTGGAAATCGATTTGCGTGCTCAAGGAGGTTCACGGGTTAACTCAAACGATGTAGGTCTTGCAGTACTAGAGCCTCTACGGAAACTCGACGAAGTTGCCTACATGCGTTTCGCCTCCGTGTACAAGTCATTTAGCAGCATGGAGGACTTCGAACGAGAGATCACAGAATTCAAGGCACGGCGTTCACAGTAG
- the hrpA gene encoding ATP-dependent RNA helicase HrpA has translation MTNKSNRHAADARTTTTSTPDTASNAPSRKELYAQLTEVSAADEHRFRRRLKKARSDRARHAIARDLAAARTQFAAKIATLPTITYPPDLPVSQRVDDIADTIRTHQVTIVAGETGSGKTTQIPKICLALGRGRKGMIGHTQPRRLAARTVAERIASEVGQDIGQSVGYAIRFDDRVGPSTAIKLMTDGILLAEMQRDRLLRAYDTIIIDEAHERSLNIDFILGYIKRLLPRRPDLKVIITSATIDPEKFARHFADEEGNPAPIIEVSGRTYPVEIRYRPPYIERERKDGSVERIEKDPQDTVCEACEELMAAGPGDILCFFPSERDIREAHDAIEAKKWPNVEVTPLFGRLSNAEQHRVFSPHRGRRIVLATNIAETSLTVPGIHYVVDTGTARISRYSTRTKVQRLPIEPISQASANQRSGRSGRIAKGIAIRLYSEEDFDSRPEFTDPEVLRTNLASVIITMASLKLGDINEFPFIDPPEPRAIRDGMMVLHELGALGEGERDGSPVLSSIGREISRIPVDPRLARMLVEAHHRDVVEATSVVIAALSIQDVRERPTDHEPQADQAHARFKDTDSDFMSYLRLWAYLTSIKKELSGNAFRKRCRAEYLHYMRVREWMDFVRQLRRVTEDLSWSWDQNRLTAVIPNDNDESTTPSTKKRSRPNKKAKSQNNNAHPDMPMLTVDHDGLHRSILSGLLSQIGLRSDVRKEYQGTRGTRFFIFPGSSLHKKQPQWLMAAEIVETSRMFARDAAAIQPRWVEEQASDLLRHQYSEPHWSRRRSAAMAYQRSTLWGLPVVTDRPISYHRINPREAREIFIRSALVEGDWVTRHKFFHLNRDKLATAGELEEKTRRRDLLIDDDTLYDFYDSRIPASVTTGRHFDAWWKKESKKDPHLLDFDPDKLLHPEAHTISEDDFPDRWRAHSTDLELTYKFEPGEDDDGVSVRIPLPIIGSLSWDDRFDWNVPGLRRELVTALIRTLPKPLRTTVVPAPDFARRAIEMMHPYEQPLTDSLADALRAVGGSGMTSSDFDVAKLPLHLRMNFQAIDRHGRVIDQDRDLDALKKRQSSAATQAMSAAFKRSKVGSALSRGHSHDDGSAQDLPQTQPDSQSSTARRSGEDATTVPDLGKVYAEWTDEGIGTLPESVQTTIDGQPTTAYPALKVTSKGIEVVTSASQSTANSMMFTAVLTLLVQSIKINENQAVKGLPLQQRVAVEHYPHGGLSGLVNDCRVAAIKDALVDHGVIERSPEAFEALKKEMSHTIPAATRRMVVAMAPGLVAYESMAEEIKKWDGQAIEDIKRQLNILLPPNAVTRYGTGHLKHLQRYMKAVEIRLENMERDPDRDADGQEEINNLERAFRSKLKGLPQQRANSPAARAIIFSLQELRVQVFAERLGTAQKVSPQRITKAINKLR, from the coding sequence ATGACGAACAAATCCAACCGCCACGCCGCCGATGCCCGGACGACAACTACGTCGACACCCGACACAGCCTCCAATGCCCCATCGCGCAAAGAACTCTATGCTCAGCTCACCGAGGTTAGCGCCGCTGATGAGCACCGGTTTCGTCGTCGTCTGAAAAAAGCCCGATCTGACCGAGCACGGCACGCCATCGCTCGTGACTTAGCGGCGGCACGGACCCAATTCGCCGCAAAAATCGCAACGCTTCCGACGATCACGTATCCCCCTGACCTGCCCGTATCCCAGCGGGTAGACGACATTGCCGACACTATCCGAACACACCAGGTCACTATCGTCGCTGGTGAAACCGGGTCGGGGAAAACAACGCAGATACCCAAGATCTGTTTAGCCTTAGGGCGTGGCCGGAAAGGCATGATCGGGCATACCCAGCCGAGGCGGTTGGCTGCGCGGACGGTGGCCGAACGAATCGCCAGTGAGGTTGGCCAAGATATCGGCCAAAGCGTTGGGTACGCCATTCGTTTTGATGACCGCGTCGGCCCCTCAACAGCTATCAAGCTCATGACCGACGGCATTCTCCTGGCGGAAATGCAACGTGACCGGCTTTTGCGGGCTTATGACACGATCATTATTGATGAGGCTCACGAACGAAGCCTCAACATCGATTTCATTTTGGGCTATATCAAACGGCTATTGCCACGACGCCCAGATCTTAAGGTCATCATCACCTCCGCGACGATCGACCCTGAAAAATTTGCGCGTCACTTCGCGGATGAGGAGGGAAATCCGGCGCCCATTATCGAGGTCTCGGGACGAACCTACCCTGTTGAAATCCGGTACCGGCCCCCGTATATCGAACGCGAACGCAAGGACGGCTCCGTCGAGCGGATCGAAAAAGATCCGCAGGATACTGTGTGTGAAGCATGTGAGGAGCTCATGGCAGCCGGGCCTGGGGATATCCTCTGTTTCTTCCCCAGTGAACGCGATATCCGCGAAGCTCATGACGCCATCGAGGCAAAGAAATGGCCTAATGTCGAGGTCACACCACTTTTCGGGCGCCTATCCAACGCGGAACAGCACCGCGTTTTTAGCCCGCACCGCGGCCGTCGGATCGTACTTGCAACCAACATCGCTGAGACGTCGTTAACCGTTCCCGGTATTCATTATGTTGTCGATACAGGTACAGCACGCATTTCTCGCTACTCGACTCGGACGAAAGTCCAACGGTTACCTATCGAACCAATCAGTCAGGCGAGCGCGAATCAGCGATCAGGCCGTTCCGGGCGTATAGCGAAAGGAATTGCTATACGGCTGTATTCCGAAGAAGACTTCGACTCGAGGCCAGAATTCACCGACCCCGAGGTTTTGCGCACCAATCTCGCCAGCGTGATCATCACGATGGCCTCGTTGAAACTGGGCGATATCAACGAGTTCCCATTCATCGATCCGCCAGAACCCCGAGCAATTCGCGACGGCATGATGGTGCTTCACGAGCTGGGCGCTTTAGGCGAGGGCGAGCGCGATGGCTCCCCGGTGCTGTCCTCCATCGGTCGCGAAATCTCCCGTATCCCCGTCGATCCCCGGCTAGCTCGAATGCTGGTTGAAGCTCATCATCGAGATGTCGTGGAAGCCACTTCTGTCGTGATCGCCGCATTATCTATTCAAGATGTCCGCGAGCGCCCGACTGATCATGAGCCCCAGGCGGATCAGGCTCACGCGCGGTTCAAGGACACGGATAGCGACTTTATGTCGTACCTCCGTCTATGGGCATATCTCACGAGTATCAAAAAAGAATTGTCGGGGAATGCGTTCCGGAAGCGATGTCGCGCAGAATACCTTCACTACATGCGGGTGCGCGAATGGATGGACTTTGTTCGACAACTGCGTCGAGTGACCGAAGACCTGTCGTGGTCGTGGGACCAGAATCGTCTTACTGCTGTCATACCCAACGACAACGACGAATCGACGACGCCTTCCACGAAAAAGCGCTCGCGGCCGAACAAAAAGGCGAAATCGCAGAACAATAACGCGCATCCCGATATGCCGATGCTCACCGTCGATCACGATGGGCTCCACCGATCTATTCTCTCCGGGCTTCTCTCGCAAATTGGACTACGCAGCGATGTGAGAAAGGAATACCAAGGCACTCGGGGGACGCGATTCTTCATCTTCCCAGGGTCATCGCTGCATAAAAAGCAGCCTCAGTGGCTGATGGCTGCGGAAATCGTCGAGACATCACGAATGTTCGCGCGTGATGCTGCCGCAATCCAACCACGCTGGGTTGAAGAGCAGGCATCGGATTTACTGCGCCATCAGTATTCAGAACCTCACTGGTCACGCAGGCGATCTGCGGCAATGGCGTACCAACGGTCAACTCTCTGGGGTTTACCGGTTGTCACTGATCGGCCGATCTCCTACCACCGCATCAACCCACGCGAAGCCAGAGAGATCTTCATCCGCAGTGCCCTCGTCGAAGGTGATTGGGTCACTCGACACAAGTTCTTTCACCTCAATCGCGACAAGCTAGCCACTGCCGGAGAGCTTGAGGAAAAGACGCGTCGCCGTGACCTACTTATCGACGACGACACTCTGTACGATTTCTATGATTCGCGGATCCCGGCCTCAGTAACGACGGGACGCCACTTCGATGCGTGGTGGAAGAAGGAATCGAAAAAAGATCCGCATCTCCTTGATTTCGATCCGGATAAGCTTCTCCACCCCGAAGCGCACACCATTAGCGAGGACGATTTTCCGGACCGGTGGCGAGCTCATTCCACCGACCTCGAGCTGACGTACAAGTTCGAGCCAGGAGAGGACGACGATGGGGTCAGTGTGCGGATTCCGCTCCCCATTATTGGGTCGTTATCGTGGGATGACCGTTTCGACTGGAACGTTCCTGGTTTACGACGTGAACTAGTGACGGCACTTATCCGCACTCTGCCGAAGCCGTTGAGAACCACCGTTGTTCCTGCTCCCGACTTTGCACGTCGGGCCATCGAGATGATGCATCCGTACGAGCAGCCGCTTACGGATTCGCTCGCCGACGCTCTCAGAGCAGTCGGAGGCTCGGGCATGACGTCCTCCGACTTCGACGTCGCTAAGCTTCCTCTTCACTTGAGGATGAATTTCCAAGCTATCGATAGACACGGGAGGGTCATCGATCAAGATCGAGATCTGGATGCGTTGAAGAAGCGGCAAAGTTCGGCGGCAACGCAGGCAATGTCTGCCGCGTTCAAGCGAAGTAAAGTCGGTTCGGCTCTTTCTCGAGGCCATTCCCACGACGACGGATCAGCCCAAGACTTGCCGCAGACACAGCCCGATTCCCAAAGCAGCACCGCCCGCCGTTCCGGGGAGGACGCGACGACTGTTCCTGACCTCGGGAAGGTGTATGCAGAATGGACTGACGAGGGCATCGGCACTCTCCCCGAAAGCGTCCAAACTACGATCGACGGGCAACCGACAACAGCGTATCCGGCGCTTAAGGTCACGTCGAAGGGAATTGAGGTGGTAACCTCCGCATCTCAATCCACTGCCAATTCCATGATGTTCACTGCAGTACTTACTTTGTTAGTGCAGTCCATCAAGATCAATGAGAATCAAGCAGTGAAGGGGCTACCGCTACAGCAGCGAGTGGCGGTGGAGCACTATCCCCATGGGGGTCTGAGCGGACTGGTTAACGACTGCCGAGTTGCGGCGATCAAGGATGCGCTGGTGGATCACGGTGTCATCGAGCGATCTCCCGAAGCCTTTGAGGCACTGAAAAAAGAAATGTCGCACACTATTCCTGCAGCAACGCGGCGCATGGTTGTTGCCATGGCACCAGGGCTCGTGGCTTATGAGTCCATGGCCGAAGAGATCAAGAAGTGGGATGGGCAAGCGATCGAGGATATTAAACGTCAGCTGAATATCCTCCTTCCTCCTAATGCGGTGACACGATATGGCACCGGTCATCTCAAGCACCTTCAGCGGTATATGAAAGCGGTTGAGATTCGTCTGGAAAACATGGAGCGTGACCCCGACCGAGACGCCGACGGCCAGGAGGAAATTAACAACCTTGAACGCGCTTTCCGCTCAAAGCTCAAAGGGCTTCCTCAACAGCGCGCAAACTCCCCCGCAGCACGAGCCATCATTTTCTCCCTACAAGAACTACGCGTTCAAGTGTTCGCAGAGCGGTTAGGCACTGCGCAGAAAGTGTCCCCCCAAAGAATTACTAAAGCCATCAACAAGCTCCGTTAA